One segment of Solibacillus isronensis DNA contains the following:
- the ispE gene encoding 4-(cytidine 5'-diphospho)-2-C-methyl-D-erythritol kinase, which yields MLYVKAPAKINLTLDVLYKRPDHYHEVEMIMTTVDLADRIGLESRADGQIKIISTDNFVPDDQRNFAYQAAELLKNTYGIKEGVTISIEKQIPIAAGLAGGSSDAAATLRGLNELWDLNLTLDELAEHGAEIGSDVSFCVYGGTALATGRGEKIKELSAPPTCWVVLAKPKIGVSTADVYGGLNIEGLQHPNTKEMIKAIETDDYELMCHSLGNVLETVTFELHPEVITIKEQMQRFGADAVLMSGSGPTVFGLVENEARVSRIYNGLRGFCEEVYVVRMLGERNPLA from the coding sequence ATGTTATACGTAAAAGCACCCGCAAAAATTAACTTAACACTTGATGTGCTTTATAAACGTCCGGATCATTATCATGAAGTGGAAATGATTATGACAACGGTCGATTTGGCCGATCGAATTGGACTGGAATCACGAGCAGACGGTCAAATTAAAATTATTTCGACAGATAATTTTGTCCCGGATGATCAGCGGAATTTTGCTTACCAGGCAGCAGAGCTTTTAAAAAATACATACGGTATTAAAGAAGGCGTAACCATTTCAATTGAGAAGCAAATTCCTATAGCTGCGGGTCTAGCGGGTGGAAGCAGCGATGCAGCGGCTACATTGCGCGGTTTAAATGAGCTTTGGGATTTAAATTTAACGTTGGACGAGCTTGCGGAGCATGGAGCGGAAATCGGTTCTGACGTATCATTCTGCGTCTATGGCGGTACAGCTTTGGCAACAGGGCGCGGGGAAAAGATTAAAGAACTATCCGCACCTCCAACTTGCTGGGTCGTTTTGGCCAAGCCGAAAATTGGCGTATCGACAGCGGATGTATACGGTGGACTGAATATTGAAGGACTACAGCATCCAAACACGAAAGAAATGATTAAGGCAATTGAAACGGATGATTATGAGCTAATGTGCCATTCACTTGGAAATGTTTTGGAAACTGTAACATTTGAGCTTCATCCTGAAGTTATAACAATTAAAGAACAAATGCAGCGCTTTGGTGCCGATGCGGTACTAATGAGCGGCAGTGGTCCGACAGTATTTGGGCTAGTGGAAAATGAAGCACGTGTCAGCCGTATTTATAATGGATTACGTGGTTTTTGTGAGGAAGTTTATGTAGTACGTATGTTGGGGGAACGAAATCCACTTGCATAA